One genomic region from Ammospiza caudacuta isolate bAmmCau1 chromosome 1, bAmmCau1.pri, whole genome shotgun sequence encodes:
- the NME8 gene encoding thioredoxin domain-containing protein 3, translated as MAGKKKEVQLQTLITNEEQWDEMLQIKGIVVIEVYQAWCGPCKAVQNLLRKLRIDFSEDNMLHFAAAEADNLEILKPFRRSCEPLFLFSVHGKIIAMVKGVNAPLITKIVTDLVEEERQIAAGEKERAEVEELVFHDEGSSDGSGEEVVEEEIVTYSVGIIKPDNVLAGRVEEIKRKIIEAGFGIEADEERMLTEDQIKVFYSRKKDEPDFNAFVQFMTSRPCHVLIITKKEATGAIPHWIELRKKSEAVELEEPIKLTPLKETDSLVNLCDVQDSIEDASRQLAFFFPNFHIEEGGHAERTLAIIRPKLLKERRDSIIQRIQDDGFQIAMQKEVILTEEQVRTFYQEHVDQDYFPVFLEHMTSGPTLILALTRENAVAHWRSLLGPKILEEAKENPESLRAEFAFEHLPINQLHGSSTPSDAQKELQFFFPEEHTFAVIKPDAATPKDEILKKVKEAGFNIAKIKEQALTREMALHFYKDHEGKPFFDDLVNFMTQGPSVIMVLTKENAVEEWKKLMGPTDPEEAKKTCPESIRAQFANEILANSVYGSSDIEQAEKSIQFVFGELDAD; from the exons ATGGCTGGCAAGAAGAAAGAAGTTCAGCTCCAG aCCTTAATAACCAATGAAGAGCAGTGGGATGAAATGCTGCAGATAAAGGGTATAGTAG TGATAGAAGTGTATCAAGCTTGGTGTGGTCCTTGCAAAGCTGTGCAGAATTTATTGAGAAAACTAAGGATCGACTTTAGTGAAGACAATATGCTACATTTTGCTGCG GCAGAAGCTGACAACCTTGAAATACTGAAACCATTTAGGAGGAGCTGTGAACCTCTGTTTCTTTTTAGTGTT CATGGTAAAATTATTGCAATGGTGAAAGGTGTAAATGCTCCTCTCATAACTAAGATAGTAACAGATTTAGTGGAAGAAGAGAGGCAGATTGCAGCTGGAGAGAAGGAACGTGCTGAG GTAGAAGAACTCGTTTTTCATGATGAAGGTTCATCAGACGGGTCTGGTGAGGAGGTTGTGGAGGAGG aaATAGTCACTTATTCTGTTGGAATTATAAAACCTGATAATGTCTTAGCAGGACGTgtagaagaaattaaaagaaag ATTATAGAAGCAGGATTTGGCATTGAAGCAGATGAGGAGAGAATGCTTACTGAAGATCAAATCAAAGTATTTTACTCCCGGAAAAAAGATGAG cCTGACTTTAACGCATTCGTTCAATTCATGACGAGTAGACCATGCCATGTTTTGATAATCACTAAAAAAGAAGCAACTGGTGCTATTCCTCATTGGATAGAACTACGCAAAAAAAGTGAGGCTGTTGAGCTTGAGGAGCCAATCAA GTTGACACCACTCAAGGAAACCGACAGTCTGGTAAATTTATGCGATGTGCAAGACAGTATTGAAGATGCCAGCAGACAGCTTGCCTTCTTTTTCCCGAATTTTCATATTGAGGAGGGAGGACACGCTGAAAGGACTTTGGCCATAATTAGACCTAAGCTCTTGAAGGAAAGGCGAG ATTCCATCATTCAAAGGATACAGGACGATGGTTTCCAAATAGCAATGCAGAAAGAAGTAATTCTAACTGAGGAGCAAGTACGTACATTTTACCAAGAGCATGTAGATCAAGACTACTTCCCAGTCTTTCTAGAGCATATGACCAG TGGTCCAACTCTTATATTGGCTCTAACACGAGAAAATGCTGTAGCACACTGGAGAAGTTTACTAGGCCCAAAGATCCTTGAAGAGGCTAAGGAAAACCCAGAGAG TCTGCGTGCAGAGTTTGCGTTTGAGCATCTACCTATCAACCAGCTGCACGGCAGCTCTACACCCAGTGATGCTCAGAAGGAGCTACAGTTCTTCTTCCCTGAGGAACACACCTTTGCAGTAATCAAACCTGATGCAGCTACTCCTAAAG atgaaattctgaaaaaagTTAAAGAGGCTGGATTTAACATTGCGAAGATAAAAGAACAAGCTTTAACTCGGGAAATGGCTTTACACTTTTACAAGGACCACGAAGGAAAACCCTTTTTTGATGACCTGGTGAATTTTATGACACA GGGTCCATCAGTGATAATGGTCTTaacaaaggaaaatgctgtggaagaATGGAAAAAACTCATGGGTCCAACTGATCCAGAAGAGGCAAAGAAGACCTGTCCTGAATCAATTAGGGCTCAGTTTGCAAACGAAATTTTGGCTAATTCTGTTTACGGTTCATCTGATATAGAACAGGCAGAAAAAAGCATTCAGTTTGTATTTGGAGAGCTGGATGCAGACTAA